The Mycolicibacterium parafortuitum nucleotide sequence AGGCCGCGAGGTTCTGGGTGGGTCTGCGCGACGCCAAGCGTCGACGCTCCGCCTAGCCGTCGCGATCAGCCTGCGACAATCTGTCGGTGCTTCCCAAAGCGCCGGTCAACGGTCACGTGTCCCACTGGTTCGACGGGCTGCCGATCAGCCGCGCGCCGCTGCCGGGCAGCCGCGACGCGGACGTGTGCATCGTCGGCGCCGGCTACACCGGGTTGTGGACCGCGTATTACCTCAAACGCGCCGACCCGTCGCTGCGCATCGTCGTGCTGGAGGCGCGGTTCGCCGGCTACGGCGCCTCGGGTCGCAACGGCGGCTGGCTGTCGGGACTGGTCCCCGCCGAGCGCGACCGGATGGCGCGCAGACACGGCCGTGACGGGGTGGTCGCGTGGCAGCGCGCCCTCAACGACGCCGTCGACGAGGTGATCGCGGTCGCGGCCGACGAAGGCATCGACGCGGGAATCGTCAAGGGCGGCACCCTGGAGATCGCCCGCAACCCCGCGCAGGCCCGTCGGCTGGCCGCCGCCGCCGAGGAGGAACGTCGCTGGGGCGTCGACGGCATCGCAGAACTCACCGGAGACGAAGCGGCACAACGGATCAACCTCGACGGTGTGGTCGCGGGTTTCCACAACCCGCACTGCGCCCGGATCCAGCCCGCCCAGCTGGCCCGCGGGCTCGCCGACGCGGTCGAGCGACTCGGTGTGGTGATCTACGAGCGGACCCCGGTCACCGAGATCGCCGCGGGCGGTGCCACCACCCCGTGGGGTGTCGTCAGTGCGCCGGTCGTACTGCGCGCCACCGAGGGATTCACCACCCGGCTGCCCGGGCTGAAACGCCGGTGGCTGCCGATGAACAGCTCGATGATCGCGACCGAGCCTGTGCCCGAGAACCTTTGGGACAGCATCGGGTGGCACGGCAGGGAAACCCTGGGCGACACCGCGCACGGTTTCTTCTACGCCCAGCGCACCGTCGACGACCGGATCGCGATCGGCGGGCGCAGTGTGCCGTACCGGTTCGGGTCCCGGCTGGACCGGGACGGCCGGGTGCCCGACGCGACGATCAAGCGGCTCGGCGCGACGTTGCATTCGATCCTGCCGCAGGTCGCGTCGGTCCCGATCGCCCACGCATGGTGCGGGGTGCTCGCGGTGCCGCGCGACTGGGCCGCGACCGTCGACTTCGACCGGGCCGACGGGCTCGGCTGGGCCGGCGGCTACGTCGGCCACGGCGTCACCGCGACCAACCTCGCCGGCCGGACGCTGACCGACCTGGTGCTCGGCCGCGACACCGAGTTGACCCGGCTGCCGTGGGTCGGGCACGAATCCAGGGACTGGGAGC carries:
- a CDS encoding NAD(P)/FAD-dependent oxidoreductase; translation: MLPKAPVNGHVSHWFDGLPISRAPLPGSRDADVCIVGAGYTGLWTAYYLKRADPSLRIVVLEARFAGYGASGRNGGWLSGLVPAERDRMARRHGRDGVVAWQRALNDAVDEVIAVAADEGIDAGIVKGGTLEIARNPAQARRLAAAAEEERRWGVDGIAELTGDEAAQRINLDGVVAGFHNPHCARIQPAQLARGLADAVERLGVVIYERTPVTEIAAGGATTPWGVVSAPVVLRATEGFTTRLPGLKRRWLPMNSSMIATEPVPENLWDSIGWHGRETLGDTAHGFFYAQRTVDDRIAIGGRSVPYRFGSRLDRDGRVPDATIKRLGATLHSILPQVASVPIAHAWCGVLAVPRDWAATVDFDRADGLGWAGGYVGHGVTATNLAGRTLTDLVLGRDTELTRLPWVGHESRDWEPEPLRWIGVRGLYLAYKAADWHEARGTKRTSPFAVAADRIAGR